The window GATTCCTTAGTCCTCACGCGGAGTCTCCGAAGCTCCGAAACGGTTGCTTGATTCTACGCTGAGGACTTAACGCAGCAGAGCGCCAGCCTGGGAGCAGGCGCGCCGCACGATTGCCCGCCCTGCCACGCTGCCGGGCGGACAACCTACGCCAGGTTGGGAGTGCTCGTCTCGACCGCAAGCATAGCGCTGCGATCCGGCAGCACAGGCGATCGAAAGTCCTGCTGCCAGATCAGCGCTCATCACGCCCAACCTTTCGTTTTCAAATCCGAAGGGCGGGGGACGTCCCCCGCCCTCGACGACAATCAGTATTGCCACCACACGGTGCTGCTGCCGGTGCCGGAGCATGGAGCGGTGTACGTATGGTTAGCGCCATTCTCCCACGTCACAGCGCCGCCCGACGTGATCTTGATGAATTTGAACTGAACCGTGGTGCACGCGGGCACGCTGGTTGTGATGTACCAGTCGGGATAGCTCGGCGCGACCATCGGGCCGATCGCCGTCGAGCGGCTGGTCGACCAGTTGCCCAGCTCATAGACGTTGCCGGTCAGATAAATGTAATCGCCGAAGCTGGTGGGGCTGGCATTCTTGACTGTAAAGGTGACGGGCACCTGAGCGCCGCTCAGCACCTTGATCTCGTAGGTGTTGCTGGTGCCGCCCGCCGTTGTCACCTTCACCTGCGTGTTGCCAGACGCGACCGATGGCGCGGTGACGACGATCCGGTTCGCCGACCAGCTTACGACCGATGCGGGCGTGGTGCCGAAATAGACTGTGCCCGACGTGCCGAAACCCCGACCTTCCAGCGTCACCTTGTTGCCGGAGCGCGTCAGCACCGGCCCGACGCTGCCAAGCTGCGGCACGGACGGCTCGCCAGCCTTGTACGACCAGACCACAGTTTTGCCCGCGCCCAGGTTGAAGGCCGTGACCGGATTATTGCCGCCGGTGCCGCTGCCGACAGTAATGCTCGATCCACCCAGCAGGCCGGTTAGCTGATCGGTGTAGGTGCCCGGCGGAAGCGCGGTGTTCAGGCCGGTGACGTTGTAGTTGATCGCCGACTTGTTGATCGCCACTAGCACGACATCGTTGTAAAAGCGCCGCTCGTAGATATACACATCGTCGTTGAGCCAGCGCTGCTGATGCCCGCCGAAGGCCAGCGCGGGCTGATCCTGCCGCAGCGTGGAGAGCTTGTTGAGCACCTGATACGCCGTGGTGGTGGTGCTGAAGCCGGGCATCATCGGGCGGTTGTACGGATCGCCGCCGCCGTTCGTATCGTTATGGAGATACTGCTCGGTGCCGTAGTAGATGCAGGGCGTGCCGCGCACGGTCATCATAAAGGCGAGCGCCTGATGCAGCCAGGTGGTGTTGTTCCTGAGCGTCAGAAAGCGCGACATGTCGTGGTTGTCGATGAACGTGATCAGGTTCTCTTTGTACTTGTAGTCCGCGCCGGTTTTGGTGATGGCATTATCGAGGTTGCGCATGCTCACGCCATTGCCAAAGGTATCGCGCATAGCGATATTGAGGTAGAAGTCCAGCACCGAGATGCCGCTGTCGTTGGAGAAGCGCACGTTGTCGCTGTAGAGCGGATCGTTGTAGCCGCCCAGGTACCACTCGCCGAACAAGAAATGATCCTTGTTGTTGAGCAGCTTATCGGCGGCGGAGCGCTGCCAGCCCTGGGTCATATGCTTAACCGCATCCACGCGAATGCCGTCCACGCCGCGATTCATCCAGTAGTTGGCGGCATTCTTGAGGTAGTTATCGATCGTCGCGTTTTGCTGCTCGAAATCGGCCAGGTCCGCCAGGTTCTTGTACTGCGTCTCGTAGCGGTCGTCCCAGTTGGTGATGCCGCCGTTGTGGTGGAAGTAGCCGTTGGGATCGTTGATGTAGTCGCCCATGAAGGTGCCGTTATTGTAGAGCGCGCCTTTCTCGGCGAAGTTCGGGTCGCTGGGATTGGCCGGGCTGGTGTGGTTGGGTGCCCAGTCCATGATCACCTTGATGCCGTTGGTATGAGCAGCCGAGATCAGGCTATCGAACTCGGTGAGCGTCCCGAAGTGCTCTTCGGTCTTCATGAAGTCGCGCGTCCAGTAGCCGTGGTAGCCAGCGTTGGGCACGCCGCCGTAGACCGCTGCCTTGTCGATGTTGTCGACGTGCGGCGAGATCCAGATCGCCGTAACGCCCATGCCCTTCAGATAGCTTAGCTTTTGCTGGATACCGGCAAAATCGCCGCCCCAGTAGAGCTTCCAGTTGGATTTAGTGCTGTCGTAGAGGTTAGGACTCTTGGCGGGGTTGTTGTTGCCGGTATTCCCGTCAAAAAATCGGTCGGTCGCGATCTGGTAGCAGAGATCGGACTTGAGACTCGCCCGATTCGTCACTGGCGCATCCGCGCGCATCGCGCCGGGGACGATCATGGCGAGCGCCGCCAATACAACCATCAGCCCGCGCAAGCCACGGCGCTGCCTTGAGGAGCGCGCCCGGTTCATATGCCCTGAGGAGTGAAATGGATCTATCGCCTCGCTCCGACTCCAACGCCGACGTATCCGCATCATTGCGTGGCCTCCTTAGATTCAGGTGTGACCGTTAGAGCACAACTTTCGTTGTCGCTGGCAGTATGTATCTTCCGCGCTCGCTCGATTGCTCACTCCCCAGGCTGAGCCGCTCCATGCTCGATCCTATGGGTTTCGAGATCACTGGTGAGAAGCGTTGCCACGGTTTGCATCAGCGAGTGTAGGCTTTGTTGCGTTGCGGGATCGAGTGAGCCGAGGCGACGACGAAGCGAGGCCGTATGCGCAGCCTGGGCCTGCTCTAAACGCTGTGAGCCGGTTGAGGTGAGCGAAACCCGCACCAGACGTTGGTCGCGGCTATCGCCATTGCATTGGACCAGCCCTTGTTGCGCTAGCCGCTGTACCAGCCGCGTAATGTTGCCGCGTGTACAGAGCAGCGCCTGACTCAGCTCGGTGATCGTCTGGCCTTCGTCGGGCTGGACGCCAAGTTTGAGCAGCAGATTGTATTGGGTGGGGGTAAGACCGACAGCCCGCAGGGTACGACGATCGCCGTCGTCGAGCAGCACGTAGATCTGCTGAAGTTGATGGTATATCACGAGACTGTGGTCTTCCATATACTCTGGAGCACTTTTTTGTTGACTAGTCAACAATCTAATCCTAGCATAGATAGCGCCACTTTGTCAAGAGGCAGAACATATTACGAAAGAACGTGAGCGGAAAGCGCCGACCTTGTTTGGATGTGTATTGTAACGCCAATCGTTCGCAAGAGCCAGCTTCGCGTGTCTATACCAAAGATAACAAATTATGCCCATGACCCACATCTTTTAGACGATCTCAGCGTTTATTCTTCTGAAACCACGCTACGTAGTCATGTAAGAGGCAACCTGCACGTCATCTGGTGCGTCGACGACCTCGCCGATTATCGTTCGAGCACCCATCGCAGGATGCCCGCGCAGACTCTTTGCCGCTAATTGCCACGTGTCAAATAATGCAGCGCGCGATAGTCCGCCGTCAGGCCAAGGGTGTGGGGTGTCGCCCACGTATCCCCTGTCTCAGGTCCAGGGCACGATAGGAGATGTCCGCAGACGTGTCTTGAGCATGCAGTAGGGATCGAGCACGACAGTCGGGAAGCAGCGGGACGCGCTTTAAGCTAGACTTGCTCATAGAACGAGCGACAGCGCTGGAAGATTGCGCGGGTTGAATCGCGTAGTGGTGAGCATCAGGCCGCTGTCATCGCCAGCCCGCTCAAGACACATGCTCTATGGAGGCATTTTTATGACTACTCTCGATGTCAATACGGTCCGGGTTCTTGTGGTGGATGACCATGCCATCGTTCGGGCAGGCTTACGGATGCTGATCGAAAGTCGGCCTGGGCTGACGGTGGTGGGCGAGGCTGCCAGCACAGCCGAGGCGCTGCTGCTCAGCGGTCGCGAGCAGCCCGATCTGATTCTGCTCGATCTGGATCTGGGCGGCGAGAGTAGCCTTGACATCCTCCCTGAGCTCTTCGCCACTGCCAGCCAGGCGCGCGTGCTGATGCTGACGGGCGTTCGCGATCCTGAGCAGCATCATCGTGCGGTTCGGCTGGGTGCTATGGGCGTGGTGCTCAAAGAGAAGGCCGCCGACGACCTGCTTAAGGCGATCGAAAAAGTCCACGCTGGCGAGGTGTGGCTCGACGGTGCGCTGATGGCGCGTGTCCTCGGTCGCACGCTGCCGGGTAGCGACGCCAGCGCCATCAACCCGGAATCGGCCAAAATGGCAGCGCTGACCGATCGCGAGCGCGAAGTGATCGCCTTGATCTGCGAGGGCCTGCAAAACAAGCTGATCGGCGAGCGTCTCTTCATCAGCGAAACGACCGTCCGCCATCATCTGACATCGATCTTTGATAAGGTAGGTGTTAGCAATCGCCTTGAGCTGGTGATCTACGCCTACCGCCACGGTCTTGCCAAGCTGCCGCGCTGAAGAGAACAACGGATCAAGGAAAGAGCCAAGAACCGGGGAAGCGAGAAAAGGGTGGAACGCTGCTTCCTGATCCACAACCCCTGATCGCTGGTCGTGGAGAATTGAAACCTGGATATAGCTCATTCGATCGCCAGATCCCGCACGCGCTGCTTGTTCGGGCCGGGTCAGCGCTACGCGGCACATTTGTGCCTACTGCAATTATCGTATTTGACGATGCGCAGCAGGACCAGGCCCGGTATCATGCGTGCATAGTCGAGCAAGGACATGGATGCTATGCCGTCACAATCGTTCAAGCACATGGTCGATACGTTCACACCCACCACGCAGGCAGGGCCGCTTCTTCAGGAGACGGAGCGACGAAGCTTGTTGCGCGTCGAACTCCCCTTCCCAGCCATCGTACGGGGTCTGGATGTGAACCAGCAATCGTTTGAAGAGCATACCGTGCTCGACAACCTTAGCGCGCATAGTCTGGCCCTCAGGCTGGAGCGGCTGGTCGAGCCGGGAGCGAAGCTGTTTCTGGTCGTCCGGCTTGCAACCGAGCCCGCCGGTCCCGCGCCCCGTGTTGCCGTGCGGGCCGTGGTCCACCGCGTGGATCGGCGTGGCTTCGACCAGTATAGCGTCGCGATGATCTTTACCGCCTATCGTTTTCTCTACGCCAACACGCGGTAGATCAGCGCTGGGAGCAGCCGGGCGTTTTAAGCAGCAGGGTATGAGGCTTCATACCCTGCATCGATTATTCCCAACGCAAAGATGCAGCCCTGGTCGGCTAAAGCAGAGCCAAGGCCGGGGTGAGCGAGGAATCGAGAGCGCTGTTGGTGGCATAGGCTTTGTGGCGCTGAGCAGCTACAGCCGACGAAGTGTTGGCTCGGCAGCCAAAAGTCACAAAACGGGATAGTGCTCGATGTCCATTAGCGCAGGACGATCGGCTATGCTGCGGTCGTGCATCGTCCATGCTATGCTATACACAGCCGCTACAACATGCCGTTCGACCGACTGGGGGGTGGGCCGAACACATGGGGTAGCGGTTTTTGTATGCTCCCGCTCCGCTGACTCGCCTGGCTTCTGAACAGCTCAGATGCAGCGACTTCTCAGGAGCCATTATACAGGGGGTAGGGGGGTGTACAGGCGCTACAAGACCTGCTTCGATCCAAACACAGGCAAGGGCTTCGGGCTTGGAGGTATCGTGCAAGGGGTGGTGACGATACATCTGGAGCCGCAACAGAACGCATCGCTGGAGGGTGTGCTGGCGACACGTCGCGCTGCCTGGTTCGTTGCAGTGTGGGGGTAAGCACACGTGCATTGACCTTAAGATACCACCCCGACCTTACCAGCAACCTTACCGCGCCAGACAATGTTGACATTGCTGCTCGACGATTTCGCGACCGTCGCGGCGGGCTACGAGATCGACACGCTCCTGCCACAGATCGGCTGTCCGGTGCTGCTGCAAGCCGATCCGGCATCCGGCGGCATCATGACCGATGCCGAGGTGCTCCATGCCGTGCCGCTGCTCGCGTAGCCCAGCCATGTATGCCTACCGGGCATCAGCCATGTGCTCCACAACGAGCGGAAAGCACCTGTCCTCGACGCGCTCACCGCGTTCTTTGCCGCACATTGATCGCAAGCCACGATCGCCGGATCGAGCGGGCGCGGCAAACAAAAATTCCCCATCTGCTTAGATGGGGAATATATGTGCGACGGTGCTTGTTACTTACGTTTGCAGATCAGATCGTACCTGCCGAGAACCGTGCCGTCCTGCGAGATCGCGCCGTACCAGCGGTAGCGCTCGGCCTTGATGCGCTCGATGGTTTCGGTAAACTCCAGCGTGACACCGCCGGTCGTATAGGTGCCGTCCCAGACCATCGTGTCTTGCTGCCACCCGTTTGAGTCGAGCACGCCGAACGAGCCATCATTGGTCATAATCGTCCGCGCGTGCTTGCCGGTGGACTCGGTGTAGCCCCAGTACTGGTCTTCGATGAACGGCTCAGGCGTGATCGGGTCTTGCTCGACAAAGTGAACCTTCAACCACTGCCCGTCGAGCGTCCACGCATTTTCCATCAGGCCGTAATACGGACGCTCGGTTCCGTGCGGAGCGGTGGTGATTCCACTACATTGCCAGGTCCCAACCTGCTCATGCCGTCGATCGAGGCTGGTATCGCCTCGCGGCTTTTGACCTGACGCGGCAGCACCGTATGTTGTGGCAAAACCAACGCCAAGGATCAACAGGACCAGAAGAATATTAAGTTGCTTGCGGATGATGTTTGCGGCCATGCTTTACCCCCTTGAAACACGCCGAATCCATGCTGTCCACTGCTAGAGAGCCTAAGACGATGAGCTAGCCGGAGGCTACACCCCTATAGCCTCTAAGATGACACCAATCATCGAGATGGGTGGTGTCTGGCTTACCTGTCGTTTATGTCTCTATATCCGTCGCTATGCTCTGTTTGCGCTGGCTAATCCTACTTGTCGCCAGTTTAGCAATCAGATGCTCCCTAACGTTATGGTAGTGTGAATATACACATGGATCAGATCTCTATACAACCCTCGCTGGTCCATTTTTCGCCTAGTATTAACAGATAATTAACTATTTCAAACTATTCGATGTATCGCTATATCACGATATGGTCGAATACTCCACGGCATGCAGCCGTAAGCGTAGAACAGGCGCATCAATACAGGGAAATATCACGGATCAGCGCAGTGGGTCGAGGTACTCGTGTGCTAACTGTCCATCCATTACTTTGGTCCAGAGTACCGCAAGTACTTTTGTTCCCTGGCAACATGTCAGATGCGCGCGGTCGCGCCAGCGCCACACGACAAAAAGCCAGTCAGGGCCGCTCTGTCGAAGGCGGATCTGTTCGGTTGCGTCAGTCCTATATCATACTCAGCGCCCACCACTCAGGACGATTGCAACCGCGGCTCGGCACCAACCCGGTCATTAATTTTTAGATTTTTTAAAGATTCGGCTCTGGTTTGTTTAGCCACGTATAAGATATGCCTGCTATACTTGCCACTTAATAACAGATGCTACGCGACTGTCGCCAGGAAACACATCTCTACCACGGCAACAGAGCCATCGCGTACAGGCCTGCAACGCCAGCGCTGGCGCTACACTCGAAACAATCCGCACACTCGATCAGCATGGCGATGTGCAACCGATCCAGGCGGGATCGACCCATCGCTCCAGTAGGAGGCTCCCTATGGTTTGGCGTACCCTTCGTGTCGTCTTTTTCGCAACATTGGCCTGGGGCGTATTTGCGCTGGTGCCTAGCGCGCAAGCCACCAACACCGACCGAGAGCATGCCCAGTGGATCTTGAGCCGCTACAATAACGGCTGGGGCATTAACCTGCTGGAATACACGCTTGGCTGTGGCTGCGACGACGGCGCGACGCCCGCCGATAACATTCGCGATGCCGCT of the Herpetosiphonaceae bacterium genome contains:
- a CDS encoding alpha-amylase family glycosyl hydrolase; the protein is MMRIRRRWSRSEAIDPFHSSGHMNRARSSRQRRGLRGLMVVLAALAMIVPGAMRADAPVTNRASLKSDLCYQIATDRFFDGNTGNNNPAKSPNLYDSTKSNWKLYWGGDFAGIQQKLSYLKGMGVTAIWISPHVDNIDKAAVYGGVPNAGYHGYWTRDFMKTEEHFGTLTEFDSLISAAHTNGIKVIMDWAPNHTSPANPSDPNFAEKGALYNNGTFMGDYINDPNGYFHHNGGITNWDDRYETQYKNLADLADFEQQNATIDNYLKNAANYWMNRGVDGIRVDAVKHMTQGWQRSAADKLLNNKDHFLFGEWYLGGYNDPLYSDNVRFSNDSGISVLDFYLNIAMRDTFGNGVSMRNLDNAITKTGADYKYKENLITFIDNHDMSRFLTLRNNTTWLHQALAFMMTVRGTPCIYYGTEQYLHNDTNGGGDPYNRPMMPGFSTTTTAYQVLNKLSTLRQDQPALAFGGHQQRWLNDDVYIYERRFYNDVVLVAINKSAINYNVTGLNTALPPGTYTDQLTGLLGGSSITVGSGTGGNNPVTAFNLGAGKTVVWSYKAGEPSVPQLGSVGPVLTRSGNKVTLEGRGFGTSGTVYFGTTPASVVSWSANRIVVTAPSVASGNTQVKVTTAGGTSNTYEIKVLSGAQVPVTFTVKNASPTSFGDYIYLTGNVYELGNWSTSRSTAIGPMVAPSYPDWYITTSVPACTTVQFKFIKITSGGAVTWENGANHTYTAPCSGTGSSTVWWQY
- a CDS encoding MarR family transcriptional regulator encodes the protein MIYHQLQQIYVLLDDGDRRTLRAVGLTPTQYNLLLKLGVQPDEGQTITELSQALLCTRGNITRLVQRLAQQGLVQCNGDSRDQRLVRVSLTSTGSQRLEQAQAAHTASLRRRLGSLDPATQQSLHSLMQTVATLLTSDLETHRIEHGAAQPGE
- a CDS encoding response regulator transcription factor is translated as MTTLDVNTVRVLVVDDHAIVRAGLRMLIESRPGLTVVGEAASTAEALLLSGREQPDLILLDLDLGGESSLDILPELFATASQARVLMLTGVRDPEQHHRAVRLGAMGVVLKEKAADDLLKAIEKVHAGEVWLDGALMARVLGRTLPGSDASAINPESAKMAALTDREREVIALICEGLQNKLIGERLFISETTVRHHLTSIFDKVGVSNRLELVIYAYRHGLAKLPR